A section of the Engystomops pustulosus chromosome 3, aEngPut4.maternal, whole genome shotgun sequence genome encodes:
- the LOC140122567 gene encoding ornithine decarboxylase 1-like — MNYFGNKEFDFSFLEEGLTARDVLEQKINEASLSGNKDAFYVADLGDIVKKHVRWFKALPRVTPFYAVKCNDSKAIVKILAILGAGFDCASKNEIQFVQSFGVSPERIIYANPCKQDSHIRYAASGGVEKLTFDCESELVTVARNHPNAKLVLRITTDDPKAVCQANSKFGAPLKICRTLMQRAKELNLEIIGVCFHVGNRCTDPQRFVQAVSDARYVFDMGAEFGFNMSLLDIGGGFSGTEDTKLKFEEVTSVINPALDKYFPKDSGVQIIAEPGRYYVASAFTLAVNIITKKVIVTEQTGSDGDDPSYAKTFMYYVNDGFYGSFSCTLYDRAHVKPLLQKKPKMDEKYFPSSIWGPTCNIDDRIIERCDLPELQVGEWMLFENMGAYTEVASSTFNGFQRPSIFYVISRPYWQLIHDIKEHGILPEYLQLGEAK, encoded by the exons ATGAACTATTTCGGTAATAAAGAGTTTGACTTCAGCTTTCTTGAGGAAGGTCTTACTGCCCGTGATGTCCTGGAGCAGAAGATCAATGAAGCATCCTTATCT ggcAACAAGGATGCTTTCTATGTTGCCGATCTTGGTGACATTGTGAAGAAGCATGTCCGGTGGTTTAAAGCGCTCCCCCGAGTGACTCCATTCTATGCTGTTAAATGCAATGATAGCAAGGCCATTGTGAAGATTCTGGCCATTCTTGGGGCTGGATTTGACTGTGCTAGTAAG AATGAAATACAATTTGTCCAGAGTTTTGGTGTATCACCTGAAAGAATCATCTATGCCAACCCATGCAAACAAGATTCCCACATCCGGTATGCTGCCAGCGGTGGAGTGGAAAAGTTGACCTTTGACTGTGAATCAGAATTGGTAACGGTGGCAAGAAATCACCCCAATGCCAA GCTTGTTTTGCGGATAACCACAGATGACCCCAAAGCTGTGTGTCAAGCGAATTCAAAGTTTGGGGCTCCACTTAAAATATGCAGGACTCTTATGCAACGTGCAAAGGAACTCAACCTGGAGATCATTGGAGTTTG TTTCCATGTTGGCAATAGATGCACAGATCCCCAGAGATTCGTACAGGCAGTTTCTGATGCCAGATATGTCTTTGATATGGGAGCTGAGTTTGGATTCAATATGAGCTTACTTGACATTGGTGGTGGCTTTTCTGGAACTGAAGACACCAAACTTAAATTTGAGGAG GTGACATCTGTAATTAATCCAGCTCTAGACAAATACTTCCCAAAGGACTCCGGAGTCCAAATTATTGCAGAACCTGGTAGATACTATGTCGCATCAGCCTTTACCCTTGCTGTCAATATTATTACTAAGAAGGTTATTGTGACTGAGCAGACTGGATCTGATG GTGATGACCCATCCTATGCTAAAACATTCATGTACTATGTAAATGATGGATTCTATGGATCATTCAGCTGCACCTTGTATGACCGTGCGCACGTCAAGCCTCTGCTTCAGAAG AAACCTAAAATGGATGAAAAATACTTCCCTAGCAGCATTTGGGGACCAACATGTAACATAGATGATCGTATAATTGAGAGATGTGACCTACCAGAGCTTCAGGTTGGAGAATGGATGCTGTTTGAGAACATGGGAGCTTACACTGAAGTTGCATCTTCAACATTCAATGGATTCCAAAGACCATCAATCTTTTATGTGATATCTAGACCATACTG GCAACTGATACATGATATCAAAGAACATGGAATCCTTCCAGAGTATCTTCAGCTTGGAGAAGCAAAATAG